Proteins from a genomic interval of Lolium perenne isolate Kyuss_39 chromosome 1, Kyuss_2.0, whole genome shotgun sequence:
- the LOC127310529 gene encoding T-complex protein 1 subunit epsilon, giving the protein MALAFDEFGRPFIILREQEAKSRLRGLDAHKANVAAGKAVARILRTSLGPKGMDKILQSPDGDVTITNDGATILEQMDVDNQIAKLMVELSRSQDYEIGDGTTGVVVLAGSLLEQAEKLLERGIHPIRIAEGYEMASKIAFDHLERISKKFEFTAANIEPLVQTCMTTLSSKIVNRCKRMLAEIAVKAVLAVADLERKDVNLDLIKVEGKVGGKLEDTELIYGIAVDKDMSHPQMPKRIEDANIAILTCPFEPPKPKTKHKVDIDTVEKFQTLRGQEQKYFDEMVQKCKDVGASLVICQWGFDDEANHLLMQRNLPAVRWVGGVELELIAIATGGRIVPRFQELTRDKLGKAGLVREKSFGTTKDRMLYIEKCANSRAVTIFIRGGNKMMIEEAKRSIHDALCVARNLIRNNSIVYGGGSAEISCSIAVEAAADRYAGVEQYAIRSFADALDGIPLALAENSGLSPIDTLTEVKSQQVKENNPHCGIDCNDIGTNDMREQDVFETLIGKQQQILLATQVVKMILKIDDVITPSEF; this is encoded by the exons atggcgctgGCCTTCGACGAGTTCGGCCGGCCGTTCATCATCCTGAGGGAGCAGGAGGCCAAGTCGCGCCTCCGGGGGCTCGACGCGCACAAGGCCAACGTCGCCGCCGGCAAGGCAGTCGCGCGCATCCTCCGCACATCCCTCGGTCCCAAGGGCATGGACAAGATTCTCCAGTCCCCCGACGGCGACGTCACCATCA CAAACGACGGAGCGACAATCCTAGAGCAAATGGATGTCGACAACCAGATTGCAAAGCTGATGGTGGAGCTTTCCCGCAGTCAAGACTATGAAATTGGGGATGGTACCACTGGGGTGGTTGTCTTGGCCGGGTCCCTCCTTGAACAAGCTGAGAAACTGTTAGAGCGTGGTATTCACCCAATACGAATCGCCGAAGGCTATGAGATGGCCTCAAAGATAGCTTTTGATCACCTTGAACGTATCTCCAAGAAGTTTGAGTTCACTGCTGCAAATATAGAGCCCTTGGTGCAGACCTGCATGACAACTCTGTCCTCAAAGAT TGTTAACCGTTGTAAGCGGATGCTTGCTGAGATTGCTGTCAAGGCAGTCCTTGCTGTTGCTGATTTGGAAAGGAAGGATGTAAACTTGGACTTGATTAAAGTTGAAGGCAAGGTTGGTGGGAAGCTAGAGGACACTGAGCTAATATACGGAATTGCTGTTGACAAAGACATGAGCCACCCACAAATGCCAAAGAGAATCGAGGATGCTAACATTGCTATTCTGACCTGCCCATTTGAGCCTCCGAAGCCTAAGACAAAGCATAAGGTTGACATTGACACTGTAGAAAAATTCCAGACGCTGCGTGGGCAAGAGCAGAAATACTTTGATGAAATGGTTCAGAAATGCAAG GATGTTGGGGCATCCTTGGTTATCTGTCAATGGGGTTTCGACGATGAAGCCAATCATTTGCTTATGCAAAGAAATCTGCCTGCTGTCAGATGGGTCGGTGGTGTTGAATTAGAATTGATTGCCATAGCTACAG GGGGGCGAATTGTTCCAAGATTCCAAGAGTTGACTCGTGACAAGCTTGGGAAG GCTGGATTAGTTAGAGAGAAGTCATTTGGAACAACGAAGGATCGGATGCTTTACATTGAGAAGTGTGCAAATTCCAGAGCTGTGACTATCTTCATCCGTGGTG GCAACAAAATGATGATTGAGGAGGCCAAGCGAAGTATTCATGACGCTCTGTGTGTGGCTAGGAATCTGATCCGCAATAACTCTATCGTTTATGGCGGTGGCTCAGCTGAGATATCTTGCTCAATTGCTGTCGAAGCTGCTGCAGATCGGTATGCTGGAGTCGAGCAG TATGCAATCAGGTCGTTTGCTGATGCATTGGATGGGATTCCACTAGCCTTAGCTGAAAACAGTGGTTTGTCACCTATTGATACGTTGACTGAGGTGAAATCTCAGCAAGTTAAG GAGAACAATCCCCACTGTGGCATCGACTGCAATGACATTGGGACAAACGACATGAGAGAACAAGACGTCTTTGAAACCCTGATTGGAAAGCAGCAACAAATCTTGTTGGCGACACAGGTGGTGAAGATGATTCTCAAGATCGACGATGTTATCACGCCATCAGAGTTCTGA